DNA from Salvelinus sp. IW2-2015 linkage group LG2, ASM291031v2, whole genome shotgun sequence:
TCACAATAATGAAGAAAACACCTCTTTAACTTTGAACAAAAGCACATAACAAAACAACTGCCCCTGTTTAGCTCATAATTGTACATATTTATAGTAAAGAAACATTCtttataaatattgtttaattttGTAGTAAATACCATAATTTAATTACAAACGGATAAATATGGCAGTAGATATTTACAAAAGGAAGGATGTAGTAACAGAAAATCCAACGGCACAACGTCTATTCTTCCAGATAGCATTTCACAATGAAAAACTTGCAAAGCACAAAACATCACAAGTTAAGCccagcaaaacaaaaatataagccaACATTCACAAGCAAAATATGGTGGACTGTTTGAGTTAAGTGTTAACTTTGGCACKCTTTCCAGTTTATAGATGTTTARTATAGTTACAATCAATTTGCCTTAGGATCACAATATTTAACATCATAATACAACTTTTATCGTAATATGCGCACTAAAAGTCCAGTTAGAGAATTAGCTACCATTGAAGGAACATCTATACACCAAAGAACGACAAAAATCTATCACAAACAATGGGAAAGAGGGAGTGTAATAATTATTTACAAATATATTGAATGCTCCTTGAACATATTACATATTTTCTTCCGTTGGTAAGTGAGTTTTCTTCCCTGGTGGTTTTAAATCTACATATATGCTTTTGAAGCGTTCATAGTATTCATGCTCTCCTCGGTGCACGAGTTCTCGAATGTCCTGCGCTGGTTGGGGTTCTGAGCAATGGTTCTGTACTCGCTGTTCGGTTCAGTCCTAAACATACCATTCACTGAAATTAGACGATAGGCTGCTGTGGCCGTTGTTGTTATTGTGGACTGCGGACGCGGGTGAAAGATTGTTGTTGCTATGGGTCTCGGYGGTGGGGGAGATTAAGCCGGGCGGTGTGGATGACTCGTAACCAGAACTGGCTGCAGGCGAGGAGTCGGACGCTGGAGGGGCCGCTTCGTGGACCTGAAAAAAGTGCAGGTACTATTTGTATATGATATCATGATGGGAAATTGTGAAGTATGATTTCAAAGTGCTTCAGGAATGATGGGGAACGTAATTGTGTAGGCCTAAATAACAGAGGAAAACCAAATCCCCGAYAAAACATGTCCTAAGCACGCAAAAYACAGACGTAAACAAGCCTTAGGCTACGTGTTAATATCAGCTGGAAAGTGAAAGACAAAGTCCATTTACCTTCATGTGTTTTCGTAGAGAGCTGGGATGTGTGTAGGACTTGTCACACATTTTGCAAAGATATGGTTTGTCAGACGTGTGGACATGCATGTGCTTCTTTCGGTCACTGCTGTTGGCAAACCGCCTGTCACAGCCTTCAAACTCACACtggaatggtttctctcctgcatAAAAATAGGGATAAAACAGACACGTTAGATGCAGTTCCTCGGCAAAAGCCTACAAAACGACTATGCCTTAGGCCTAATACTATACGAGTTGCGTTCAATAACATGGCCATTCAACCACGAGTAGCGGGTTAAGTCATATAGCTAGCTATTCGTCATAGTTAGTGGCACCTATTCGGTTAAATCTCAGTTGTATCACCAACCTAATTTAAAGAGGGTTAACTTCATTTGTGGGACCAGACGTTTTGTATTTTATGCAGGAAATTGTGGGTTTTAagaaatagtaaaacatttaggCCTATGGCTATTTGTTTTGAATCACAGCAATTGAATGTAAGTAGTATGTAAAATTACTTaagaatatttatttaatatccTACCTCAAAAATGAAATGCGAAATTGCTTAATTAGGCTCCAgaatgacttaaatgtatataATCAAAACGCAAACATCCCATGTGKGGCAATAGCTTCTGGTGCAGAGGGCGCCATTTGATTGGAAACAATAACGAATTAGCACCCGACCAATTCCATAGCTGCATCCCcccagaaaatagtaaaaatgtgaAAGGCTGGCAATGGCCCGTCTAGCACCTAGTATCAATGGATTGCGTGAGAAAAAGAAAAGGGCCatgacacacattcacactcgcATGCGCCTGAAGAgtaagcacaccaaacgatttcCTAAAACCAAAAAGCCAAACATTTCTCAGTGGACAAAATCAAATAACAACATCGATTTTCTGAAAAAGAGGCGAGGCGTTCCGAATAGAATCCTAAAAGCTCRGTCTTGCATAAACATTAAACCGGTTGATGAGATGTATGCTACTATAGTCTACTCCGCGCAAGCAATGCACTGCGAGCCAGAAGCCTTACTTAACCTCGCCTTTTGACCCATTTTAAAGTTGACGAACCACAAAACCTCAAaagcatattacataatttagcaAATTGCTGCGAGACATTTCATTTCTTCAAAACTGTGTAAACGCTAATTGTTTCCAGACTCGCCAGCTATGTGATTAGGGTACTTACTATTGGATAATCGAATTCACACTTTAGACTATAGAGAATTTAATAAATGTAGATCAAATCTACCTCGACCATAGATGTGAATGTCTACTTTGGCAGTCTAAAAATACCACTATTGATTGATTATCGACTGGGGTATTTTGGCGACGAGAAAAAGCGCAAGCTATAGGCTACAATTGGCTATGATGAAATAAAGCATGGCGCATTGGCACGGTgaattctaaaatgtgcagttttcatATGCGAAACGAATAAATGCGAGAGGTAAAATGCTATAAATATCGTATAATTACCTGTATGTGTTCGCTTGTGAATCTTCAAATTTTCCGACCTTGCGAAGACCTTGCCACATCCAGGGAAGGGGCAAGGGAAGGGTTTCTCACCAGTGTGGACCCGAATGTGATTCACCAGTTTGTATTTCGCCTTAAACGGTTTGCTCTCGCGGGGGCACTCTTCCCAAAAGCAAATGTGGTTGCTCTGCTCCGGTCCCCCGACGTGCTCCACGGAGACGTGCGTGACCAGCTCGTGCATGGTGCTGAAAGTTTTGTTGCAACTCTTCTTGGGGTTGCTCAGCTGTTCTGGGTCGATCCATTTACAGATGAGCTCCTGTTTGATGCACTGTTGCCGCATGTAGCGAAAGAAGGCACctgggtggtgttggtggtgggctCCCATGTTCATCCCCATGTTCATATTCATGCTGCTGTATTGGTTATGGAGCTGGGCGGCCGAGTAAGGGTCGGTCCTTGGGCTGGATACCTGGTGGTACTGGTCGGAACGCCCAAAAACCTCGCCCGGTAGTCCAAGACGCATTTGCCCATTGAGCACATTTGGGGATCCGTGGGACCCATGCTGGTCGTGGATCCCGGGGAACAGAATGTGGCCTTGGCTGTCTGTGTGSGTATGATGAAGAGACCCCGCCGCGGGGCCGAAAATAGCGTGTTGGCTGCTCGCCGGAGATGATTCTCCGAAGCCTCGGCTGCGAAAGAGAAAGTCCCTGGTGGAGTTGAAYGGGGAACTCGCRTACGAGGTGACATGGGCKGCGTGWGCMCCCAAYGCYRCTGCGGGGTAGCCGGGCGCCTGGGAGGTGAAGGCAGAGCTCTGTCCCGGAGAAAGATCATGGTTCAGTTTAAACGCACCCATRTGTGCCGAGTCGACGAAGCTATTCTGTGCTAAACTCAAGTCTCTCTCCTGCATCTCGCTCGCCGTGTGATGCCTGGCAAACGTGCCAACTCCCAGTCCGGGGAACTGGTGACCTGCGTCCAGTAACATGGTCTCTCAAAGCGAATTTCGTTCGAATCAGCTTGTgtgtataacaaaaaaaaagtcgAAAAAATACAATTCAATTGTCTATTCAGTTATGGAAATGACAACTTCCATGCGTGGAAACACCATATCAGGCGAAGCTCAAAGCGATGATCCActcagaggaagaaaaaaaaaactatacagctCGTCTTACCGAACACGTCTATATTCACTGGTAGTTAACTTTTGACAACAACCCAAAAATTCCCATCAAACGAAGTAAAGAGATTCCTTTGCGTTTTTCCTCTGGAAACTGTGAACGTTGATTGCTTTTAAACACACACGAGGAATTGAATAATTATCTTAATATCTGTCCTAGCACGAAGAGAGAACGGGGTTTGGCAGCATCTCAGATTGTTGTTCCGATTTGTCTGTTTATTTCTTTCGCTTGCCTGTGTTTATTGCGGAGGGTCCCTCTTTCTCCGTGGACTGGCACTAACTCCTCTTACGCCCCCTTTAACTGAAGCCCGGCCATTCATTCCACGCAGTCTCATTGGCCACTGCGTCTCATCAATCCCAGGTGCCCCTCCAATAGCAGGTACCGCTTTGACGACTAATAGCTGATCGCCATTTTCCACTAATAATTGCCGCCTACTTTTTAGGAGAGGCAtttagggggaagagagagagagagggagggagggagagaaagaaaatagtatCGGACATGATGTCTTAAAACCTTAATTTTATAGGTTGATGTATAACGGGTGGATTGACAATACGACATTGCACGTTGTGTGATAATGGTGTTTAAAAACCTGAGCTATGGAGTTAAAGAAATAACTGTAAGTGAACGAGCGAATGGGGTTTTGGGGTAGAAGGTGGGGTCTGCACATTTCATTAATATTAAACAGCAATAGTGAATTCAACATTAGACAGGCGGATTTCATTAGAAACGAGAGTCAATCATTTAGCCAAACCACTATTTTATATTTTGACCGTGTTTCTCttacaaataaatacagtatttatatgTGCGAAATATCGCACGTTTATGGGTAAATGCATATCACAAGCTCTGCTATAGAAAGGTGGGAATATACAGCAGAAACAGACGCATATAGTGTAGCATATCAGAACACAACATACCATTTCATGAAATAGAACTGATTATACTGCAGACTCTAGAGCACTCCCTTAAAATTGTTGCTGATCATTTACCCCTATAAAGAAAACGGTGTATGTTCAAAGCCTCTGCACCTACAGCCATCAGTGAGCTAGActcatatagcctatagcctacgtAAATGTGTTCAAGTATTACACCGCCACGCACCCGAGGTTTACATTTACCTTGTTTTCATAGAGAGCTGGGTCGGTGGTTTGTCCATTTTGCTTAGATATCTTGCACAGTTTGTCAGTCTTGCCTTAGCCGCAAAATATGACTATTGTTTATTTTAGCTGCAATCAACCGCACGAGCGAATGTTTGAACGTTTTCTCTCCTGCAAAAGCAAAAAACGAGATGCATTAGATGAGTTTAACTATAGGTAGCCCTAATGCAAAACATAttgcataggcctacacacatCATTTCGGATTATTTGGTGAACATTACCCCTACACGTGGGTGAGTTTGGTGACAACAGAGCTTCATATTACAACGCAATGGGCTAATAAAGAAAATAGATCTCTATATAACAAATAGCCTAGACCCAAAAGCCTAATGGTCTTCAATTGCCATAGCCTACCATCAAGTCACACTCAATCAGAACAAGAAACCTCGCCGGCTGATCATGTCTGCACATGTCTTTTCGTCCAAAGCGCGTACTGTATGGATTGCGTTCAAAATCAACCGGATCCAACAACAGCTGCGCATTGAAATGTACTCACTAAAGTGAaaggaagtttacttacacttccATTGAATTCAAGTCCCACAAATCCTCCTGCTCCAAGACACATCACATTTTCTCTTGTCCCTCTCGGCTCCCAAACACTCTAAAAAAGCGGTCAATAATGGGACCCGGAGTAGGACGTCTGAAAACTTTGGGAatcctgtccttctctcagcccaAAAGCGGGGGCAGCCGGAGCGTTCTCTGCCATTCTTTCAATTTCTCTCCGCACCGCGGGACACGCAGGAGCTGATCCAAGTTCAAAGTCACGTATGCCGACCTCTCTAAAGAACTTCTTTATTTCGGTGGAAAACCCCTTCCCTGTCACTTGATaggataaaaaattaaaataaattagagAGAAAGAACTCAATCGGACCAGAGGCGCATATCTGTGGGTTCTTATTTCCCTCAAACTCAGGAGAAAGGGGGCTTCTGAAAATCCCCAAAGACCAGTATTTCAACAGATTACTCAGAGACAGAAAATAGAGGAGACAGAAAGTCTTGAAAAGGGTTAGAAGTATAAAATACATTATACAAATGTATAGAAATTAATATATTGATACGAACACACCTTTGATTATGCCTATTTTTGGGTTTACAGAGAAAACAACTCCCACATAAATTCTAACCAAATATTCACGATATTGCTTATGATCTGAATATGTTCGACAACAAGGCTAGTAAATAAAACCATGTATTTTATGCCTTAATGGCGCAGCGCCTAACGCAAAGGTGAAGGAAACGGGGCGTATTTCACTAGTTCATATTTGACAATATCAATATGTTGACGCATTGGAAGGTTACTTGTGTGGTTTCCGTGACCTTGTGTGATTCATGGATGTTTGACCTATGACCCGTTAAGACCACATATGCTGCACTTTTGACTTCTTCTGTAAAATAAACCTTTTTTTATAACAAAGCGCCTTTTGTTTAAAAACTTTTAAAGATGTCGCTCGCTTCTTCCAGCTGGGCGTCTGAAGTAAGTAGCCTTACGGGCTTTAGGAGCGTTCTAACTCATCAGAAACAGATAATTGAACGGATATTCTATCATACTTTTTTTGCTTAGGCTACTTWAAAAAAAAACATSTAGCCATAATAACCATGGACCCTTCTTTTTACTGATATGTTTTGTAAAATAATACATTCATTCGCTTTTATTTTACTCTAGAGATCCCATTGAGATTGGAATCGTATTATCGACTGAGCCACTTGTTCGTAGATgataacaacatactgtattgtatgtatgtatcccAAGGTGGTCGATAAATAGACATTTctataaatatacatttaaaagtTGGCAGCCTATACACCTGTTatttttatgtgtttt
Protein-coding regions in this window:
- the LOC111973037 gene encoding zinc finger protein ZIC 2-like; translated protein: MLLDAGHQFPGLGVGTFARHHTASEMQERDLSLAQNSFVDSAHMGAFKLNHDLSPGQSSAFTSQAPGYPAXALGAHAAHVTSYASSPFNSTRDFLFRSRGFGESSPASSQHAIFGPAAGSLHHTHTDSQGHILFPGIHDQHGSHGSPNVLNGQMRLGLPGEVFGRSDQYHQVSSPRTDPYSAAQLHNQYSSMNMNMGMNMGAHHQHHPGAFFRYMRQQCIKQELICKWIDPEQLSNPKKSCNKTFSTMHELVTHVSVEHVGGPEQSNHICFWEECPRESKPFKAKYKLVNHIRVHTGEKPFPCPFPGCGKVFARSENLKIHKRTHTGEKPFQCEFEGCDRRFANSSDRKKHMHVHTSDKPYLCKMCDKSYTHPSSLRKHMKVHEAAPPASDSSPAASSGYESSTPPGLISPTXETHSNNNLSPASAVHNNNNGHSSLSSNFSEWYV